One Azospirillaceae bacterium DNA segment encodes these proteins:
- a CDS encoding Re/Si-specific NAD(P)(+) transhydrogenase subunit alpha, whose amino-acid sequence MRLAVPKERRSHEKRVAASPETVRKLKGLGFDVVVEAGAGLSSAMTDAAYAEAGATIAPDARAALDGADVVLKVQRPMAAGDGLDELLPMKPGAVLVGLLAPYQSGDQIRSYAERRIDAFAMELVPRITRAQSMDVLSSQANLAGYRAVLDAAAEYGRAFPMMMTAAGTVPPARAFIMGVGVAGLQAIATAKRLGAIVSATDVRPATKEQVESLGGTFVAVEDEEFRQAQTAGGYAKEMSAEYREKQRALVAEHIRKQDIVITTALVPGRKAPVLVTDDMLRTMKPGAVLVDLAVEQGGNIEGSIPGEVVERHGVRIVGHHNMPSRIAVDASALYARNLLHFLTPLVDKEAGVLRPNPEDEIVKATCLTRAGEIVHPSFAETAGA is encoded by the coding sequence ATGAGGCTTGCCGTTCCCAAGGAGCGCCGCTCGCATGAAAAGCGCGTGGCGGCATCGCCCGAGACCGTGCGCAAGCTCAAGGGCCTGGGCTTCGACGTGGTGGTCGAGGCGGGTGCCGGGCTTTCCTCCGCAATGACCGACGCGGCCTATGCCGAGGCCGGGGCCACCATCGCACCCGATGCCCGTGCGGCCCTGGACGGGGCGGACGTGGTGTTGAAGGTCCAGCGGCCGATGGCGGCGGGCGACGGGTTGGACGAACTCCTGCCGATGAAGCCCGGAGCCGTCCTGGTCGGCCTGCTGGCCCCCTACCAGAGCGGGGATCAGATCCGCTCCTATGCCGAGCGGCGCATCGACGCCTTCGCCATGGAATTGGTGCCGCGCATCACCCGGGCCCAATCGATGGACGTGCTGTCCAGCCAAGCGAACCTGGCCGGGTACCGGGCGGTGCTGGATGCGGCGGCCGAATACGGGCGGGCGTTTCCGATGATGATGACCGCGGCGGGCACGGTGCCGCCCGCACGCGCCTTCATCATGGGGGTCGGCGTGGCCGGCCTGCAGGCCATCGCCACCGCCAAGCGCCTGGGCGCCATCGTGTCCGCCACCGACGTGCGTCCGGCGACCAAGGAACAGGTGGAAAGCCTGGGGGGCACCTTCGTCGCGGTCGAGGACGAGGAGTTCCGCCAAGCCCAGACCGCCGGCGGGTACGCCAAGGAAATGAGTGCCGAGTACCGGGAAAAACAGCGGGCGCTGGTGGCCGAGCACATCCGCAAGCAGGATATCGTCATCACGACGGCCCTGGTCCCGGGCCGCAAGGCGCCGGTCCTGGTGACCGACGACATGCTGCGGACCATGAAGCCGGGGGCCGTCCTGGTCGATCTGGCGGTGGAGCAGGGCGGGAATATCGAAGGCTCGATCCCCGGCGAGGTGGTCGAGCGCCACGGGGTGCGGATCGTGGGGCACCACAACATGCCCAGTCGCATCGCGGTGGACGCGTCGGCGCTGTACGCCCGCAACCTGCTGCATTTCCTGACCCCCCTGGTCGACAAGGAGGCCGGGGTGCTGAGGCCGAATCCGGAGGACGAGATCGTCAAGGCGACCTGCCTGACCCGCGCCGGCGAAATCGTCCACCCGTCCTTTGCCGAGACGGCGGGAGCCTGA
- a CDS encoding NAD(P) transhydrogenase subunit alpha, producing the protein MSTHIPPAQTGTPLDLQSQIETLRSAAAGLQVQVDALAAKAAAHAQAAADAGAHAGLPFFVTGLTVFVLACFVGYYVVWRVTPALHSPLMAVTNAVSSVIIVGALIAAGPAGFDFSKFMGFLAVVLAAVNIFGGFIVTQRMLAMFRKKDR; encoded by the coding sequence ATGAGCACACACATCCCCCCCGCCCAGACGGGCACCCCGCTCGACCTGCAAAGCCAGATCGAGACGCTGCGCAGCGCCGCAGCCGGCCTCCAGGTCCAGGTCGATGCCTTGGCCGCGAAGGCGGCTGCCCATGCCCAGGCGGCGGCCGATGCCGGCGCCCACGCCGGGTTGCCGTTCTTCGTCACCGGTCTGACCGTGTTCGTGCTGGCCTGCTTCGTCGGCTACTACGTGGTCTGGCGGGTGACACCGGCGCTGCATTCGCCGCTGATGGCGGTCACCAACGCGGTGTCGTCGGTGATCATCGTCGGTGCACTGATCGCCGCCGGACCGGCCGGGTTCGACTTTTCCAAGTTCATGGGATTCCTGGCCGTGGTTCTGGCCGCAGTGAACATCTTCGGCGGCTTCATCGTCACCCAGCGCATGCTGGCGATGTTCCGCAAGAAAGACCGGTGA
- a CDS encoding NAD(P)(+) transhydrogenase (Re/Si-specific) subunit beta: protein METFAALAYLVAAICFIMALRGLASPVTARAGNAYGIAGMAVAIVTTLMLPGVVSYWLIILGLLIGGAVGAYIAQQIQMTALPQLVAAFHSLVGLAAVLVGAAAFANPQAYGIGTAGDIHAGSLVEMAIGVAIGAITFTGSVVAFGKLQGLIAGKPLVFPHQHKLNAALGGLLVLLVIWFVSAQSATAFVLIVLLSFALGLLLILPIGGADMPVVISMLNSYSGWAAAGIGFTLENHLLIITGALVGASGAILSYIMCKGMNRSIFNVILGGFGGEGAVAGAGAGAQDRNVKAGSAEDAAYIMQNARTVIVVPGYGMAVAQAQHALRELADLLKKEGVEVKYAIHPVAGRMPGHMNVLLAEANVPYDEVFELEEINRDFAQADVAYVIGANDVTNPAAKTDPSSAIYGMPILDVERAKTVFFVKRSMASGYAGVENELFFRDNTMMLFGDAKKVTEEVVKALSGSGH from the coding sequence ATGGAAACCTTCGCCGCACTCGCCTATCTGGTCGCCGCCATCTGCTTCATCATGGCGCTGCGCGGCCTGGCCAGCCCCGTGACCGCCCGCGCCGGGAACGCCTACGGCATCGCCGGCATGGCGGTCGCCATCGTGACGACGCTGATGCTGCCGGGAGTCGTCTCATACTGGCTGATCATCCTGGGCCTGCTGATCGGCGGCGCCGTCGGGGCCTACATCGCCCAGCAAATCCAGATGACCGCCCTGCCGCAACTGGTCGCGGCCTTCCACAGCCTGGTCGGTCTCGCGGCGGTCCTCGTCGGGGCGGCCGCGTTTGCCAACCCGCAGGCCTACGGCATCGGCACGGCGGGCGACATCCATGCCGGCAGCCTGGTGGAAATGGCCATCGGCGTCGCGATCGGCGCCATCACCTTCACCGGCTCGGTGGTCGCATTCGGCAAGTTGCAGGGCCTGATCGCCGGCAAGCCGCTGGTCTTCCCCCACCAGCACAAGCTGAACGCGGCGTTGGGTGGCCTGCTGGTGCTGCTGGTCATCTGGTTCGTGTCCGCCCAGTCGGCAACGGCGTTCGTCCTGATCGTGCTGCTGTCGTTCGCGCTCGGCCTGCTCCTGATCCTGCCCATTGGTGGGGCGGACATGCCGGTCGTCATTTCGATGCTGAACAGCTACTCGGGTTGGGCGGCCGCGGGCATCGGCTTCACGCTCGAAAACCATCTGCTGATCATCACCGGTGCCCTGGTCGGCGCATCGGGCGCCATCCTCAGCTACATCATGTGCAAGGGGATGAACCGCTCGATCTTCAACGTGATCCTGGGTGGTTTCGGCGGCGAAGGGGCCGTCGCGGGCGCGGGCGCCGGTGCGCAGGACCGCAACGTGAAGGCGGGTTCGGCCGAGGATGCGGCCTACATCATGCAGAACGCCCGCACGGTGATCGTGGTCCCCGGCTACGGCATGGCCGTGGCGCAGGCCCAGCATGCATTGCGCGAGTTGGCGGACCTGCTGAAGAAGGAAGGCGTGGAGGTGAAGTACGCCATCCATCCGGTGGCCGGCCGCATGCCCGGGCACATGAACGTCCTGCTGGCCGAGGCCAACGTCCCCTACGACGAGGTCTTCGAACTGGAGGAGATCAACCGCGACTTCGCCCAGGCCGACGTGGCGTACGTCATCGGCGCCAACGACGTGACCAATCCGGCGGCCAAGACCGATCCGTCGAGCGCCATCTACGGTATGCCGATCCTGGACGTGGAAAGGGCCAAAACCGTTTTCTTCGTCAAACGGTCCATGGCGTCCGGTTATGCCGGCGTGGAGAACGAGCTGTTCTTCCGCGACAACACCATGATGCTCTTCGGCGATGCCAAGAAGGTGACCGAGGAAGTCGTCAAGGCGCTGTCAGGCAGCGGCCACTGA
- a CDS encoding HNH endonuclease, producing MIAGPSVEAHHLVPRTYGGKVTVDIHRVCHRKIHAELSERELRDLYHTVEALRAHPAISAFVKWVARKPPEFTTRTFKRKATGVD from the coding sequence ATGATCGCCGGTCCGTCGGTGGAGGCGCATCACTTGGTGCCGCGCACCTATGGCGGCAAGGTGACGGTGGACATCCATCGTGTGTGCCACCGTAAGATCCACGCCGAGTTGAGCGAGCGCGAGCTGCGCGACCTCTATCACACGGTGGAGGCGCTGCGCGCCCATCCTGCCATATCGGCGTTCGTGAAATGGGTTGCGCGCAAGCCACCCGAATTCACCACACGGACGTTCAAGCGCAAAGCCACGGGCGTCGACTAG
- a CDS encoding transporter substrate-binding domain-containing protein, translating into MSVSLRTALVAVITVASSSALAQECKTVKISGHPQFPPLIWEEGASMSGAGIEMAKRVFGDLKIPIEIVSLGAYQRALDQFKAGEIDLIPGIYHFPAREEFTTFVSPPFAKDPAHAWVKKGAKPVETKEQLTGLRGLKVRGFLFGSEFDSFASAKLDLGDSDNINSAFKMVDAGRVDYFLVSDFSGRSGLASSDLAKDAVVRAPFIANTAAVHFGFSKKSPCATLAAKVGERIQAMVASGEAEKIVERGFADWAAKTKAK; encoded by the coding sequence ATGTCCGTTTCCTTACGCACGGCTCTCGTCGCGGTGATCACCGTCGCCAGCTCGTCCGCTCTGGCCCAAGAGTGCAAGACGGTCAAGATCTCCGGCCATCCCCAGTTCCCGCCGCTCATCTGGGAAGAAGGGGCGTCGATGTCCGGGGCCGGGATCGAGATGGCAAAGCGGGTGTTTGGCGATCTCAAAATCCCGATCGAGATCGTCAGCTTGGGCGCATACCAGCGTGCGCTGGACCAGTTCAAGGCAGGCGAAATCGACCTCATTCCCGGAATTTACCATTTCCCGGCACGGGAAGAGTTCACCACCTTCGTATCCCCGCCATTTGCCAAGGATCCGGCGCACGCCTGGGTCAAGAAGGGTGCGAAGCCTGTTGAGACGAAGGAACAGCTCACCGGCCTGCGCGGGCTGAAGGTGCGCGGCTTCCTCTTCGGAAGCGAGTTCGACAGCTTCGCTTCGGCAAAACTGGACCTTGGCGACAGCGACAATATCAATTCCGCATTCAAAATGGTCGACGCCGGGCGGGTTGATTATTTCCTGGTAAGCGATTTTTCGGGGCGCAGCGGCCTCGCCAGCTCCGATTTGGCCAAGGACGCCGTCGTGAGGGCACCCTTCATCGCCAACACGGCCGCCGTCCACTTCGGATTCTCCAAAAAATCGCCATGCGCGACGTTGGCGGCGAAGGTCGGCGAGCGTATCCAGGCGATGGTCGCCTCCGGAGAAGCGGAGAAGATCGTCGAGCGTGGATTTGCGGATTGGGCGGCCAAGACCAAGGCCAAATAA
- a CDS encoding TRAP transporter substrate-binding protein, whose translation MKIAALLGAITTAAVLSIGPAVAQTSVRIGYALAPDSHYGVAAKAFGDELARLTGNRFKVEHFPSSQLGGEREMIESLQLGTLDMTVTSTGPVSNFVPEVGITDIPFLFRDTAHARAVLDGPIGQEILSKFPARGIIALAWGEQGFRHLTNGRLPVQAPGDLKGLKLRTMENQVHMTAFRTLGANPTPMAWPEVIPGLRQGTIDGQENPISVITSARLFEVQKHLTLTRHVFSPAVVLLSSSVHATLSDADKQAFQQAAKVAQTAMRGFVDEVERRGVAELKAAGMQVVEGVDTAQFQQVLAPAYAEYAKRYGQANIDRIRAYK comes from the coding sequence ATGAAGATCGCAGCCCTTCTCGGGGCCATCACCACCGCCGCCGTCCTCAGTATCGGTCCCGCGGTTGCCCAGACGAGCGTGCGCATCGGCTATGCGCTTGCGCCCGACTCCCACTACGGAGTGGCCGCCAAGGCCTTCGGCGACGAGTTGGCCAGGCTGACCGGCAACCGCTTCAAGGTCGAGCACTTCCCATCGAGCCAGCTGGGCGGCGAGCGGGAGATGATCGAAAGCCTCCAGCTCGGCACACTGGACATGACCGTCACCTCCACGGGCCCGGTCAGCAATTTCGTGCCGGAGGTCGGCATCACGGACATCCCCTTCCTGTTCCGGGACACCGCGCATGCCCGTGCGGTGCTGGACGGCCCCATCGGCCAGGAGATCCTGTCCAAGTTCCCGGCGCGCGGCATCATCGCCCTGGCCTGGGGGGAGCAGGGCTTCCGCCATCTGACCAATGGCCGCCTGCCGGTTCAGGCGCCGGGCGATTTGAAGGGCCTGAAGCTCCGCACCATGGAGAACCAGGTCCATATGACCGCCTTCCGCACGCTCGGGGCCAACCCGACGCCCATGGCGTGGCCGGAAGTGATCCCCGGCCTGCGGCAGGGCACCATCGATGGGCAGGAGAACCCGATCTCGGTCATCACCTCGGCCCGTCTGTTCGAGGTGCAGAAGCACCTGACGCTTACGCGCCACGTGTTCTCCCCGGCTGTGGTCCTGTTGTCGTCGTCGGTGCACGCGACGCTTTCCGACGCCGACAAGCAGGCGTTCCAACAGGCCGCCAAGGTCGCCCAGACAGCCATGCGTGGCTTCGTGGACGAGGTCGAGCGCCGCGGCGTCGCCGAACTGAAGGCGGCCGGAATGCAGGTGGTCGAGGGGGTCGACACCGCGCAGTTCCAGCAGGTGCTGGCGCCCGCCTACGCCGAATACGCCAAGCGCTACGGCCAAGCCAACATCGACCGCATTCGCGCTTACAAGTGA
- a CDS encoding TRAP transporter small permease, whose protein sequence is MIETLDRAVVRANQILLMVILAAMTVVIFANVALRYLTDESILWAEEVARYLMIWLTFLGAGLVLRYGGHLAVDNLQDALGSGAAKGLRVLILALVAVFCGFMIWIGIGFVGRTWAQTTPVTDLPFGLVYAAMPVGCGLILLHLLMIGRRFVVDRRYDTQEGFDPSASGSL, encoded by the coding sequence ATGATCGAGACCCTCGACCGTGCCGTCGTCCGGGCGAACCAGATCCTCCTCATGGTGATCCTGGCTGCCATGACGGTCGTCATCTTCGCCAACGTCGCGCTGCGCTATCTGACGGACGAATCCATCCTGTGGGCGGAGGAAGTCGCGCGGTACCTGATGATCTGGCTGACGTTCCTGGGGGCCGGCCTCGTCCTGCGCTACGGTGGTCATCTGGCCGTGGACAATCTGCAGGATGCGCTGGGTTCCGGTGCCGCAAAGGGGCTGCGGGTGCTGATCCTGGCCCTGGTGGCCGTGTTCTGCGGCTTCATGATATGGATCGGCATCGGCTTCGTCGGCCGCACCTGGGCGCAGACGACGCCCGTGACCGATCTGCCGTTCGGTCTTGTTTACGCGGCCATGCCCGTGGGATGCGGCCTCATCCTGCTGCACCTGCTGATGATCGGGCGCCGCTTCGTCGTGGACCGCCGATACGACACCCAGGAAGGCTTCGACCCGTCCGCGAGCGGTTCGCTGTGA